Proteins encoded within one genomic window of Platichthys flesus chromosome 13, fPlaFle2.1, whole genome shotgun sequence:
- the LOC133967334 gene encoding gap junction alpha-8 protein-like, whose product MGDWSFLGNILEEVNEHSTVIGRVWLTVLFIFRILILGTAAEFVWGDEQSDYVCNTQQPGCENVCYDEAFPISHIRLWVLQIIFVSTPSLVYVGHAVHHVHMEEKRKEREEAELSRQQELSEERLPLAPDQGSVRTTKETSTKGSKKFRLEGTLLRTYICHIIFKTLFEVGFVVGQYFLYGFRILPLYKCSRWPCPNTVDCFVSRPTEKTVFIIFMLAVACVSLFLNFVEISHLGLKKIRFVFRKPAPALAQGEGSAPLPPLGKSLPPLAVSSLQRAKGYRLLEEEKGPPLSHLYPLAEVGMEAGRGAPPFQGLEEKAEEVLPMDDISKVYDETLPSYAQTTASAGVTLHEEEAEKVQPEEAERVEEAADEDVEVEEAVNREGVTPAEVALEATDTIEDTRPLSRLSKASSRARSDDLTV is encoded by the coding sequence ATGGGTGACTGGAGCTTTCTGGGTAATATTTTAGAGGAAGTCAACGAGCACTCTACGGTGATCGGCCGGGTGTGGCTCACAGTGCTCTTCATCTTCCGCATCCTCATCCTGGGCACGGCGGCGGAGTTTGTGTGGGGCGACGAGCAGTCCGACTATGTCTGTAACACACAGCAGCCTGGTTGTGAGAACGTGTGCTACGACGAGGCCTTCCCCATCTCCCACATCCGCCTGTGGGTGCTGCAGATCATCTTTGTTTCCACACCTTCTCTGGTGTATGTGGGCCACGCTGTGCACCATGTCCACATGGAGGAGAAACGTAAAGAGCGCGAGGAGGCAGAACTTAGTCGGCAGCAGGAGCTGAGCGAGGAGCGTCTCCCTCTGGCCCCCGATCAGGGAAGCGTCCGCACCACGAAAGAGACCAGCACAAAAGGAAGCAAGAAGTTCCGGCTGGAGGGAACTCTGCTGAGGACCTACATCTGCCACATCATCTTCAAGACACTGTTTGAGGTGGGCTTCGTGGTGGGCCAGTACTTCTTGTATGGCTTCCGCATCCTGCCACTGTACAAATGCAGCCGCTGGCCCTGTCCCAACACGGTGGACTGCTTTGTGTCCCGGCCAACGGAGAAGACCGTCTTTATCATCTTCATGTTGGCCGTGGCCTgtgtctccctcttcctcaaCTTTGTGGAGATCAGTCACCTGGGCCTGAAGAAGATTCGCTTTGTCTTTCGTAAGCCTGCCCCGGCCCTGGCCCAAGGTGAGGGCTCGGCGCCCCTGCCACCACTAGGGAAGAGCCTGCCCCCCCTGGCTGTGTCCTCCCTGCAGAGAGCGAAAGGTTACAggctcctggaggaggagaaaggtcCTCCCTTATCTCACCTCTACCCGCTGGCCGAGGTTGGCATGGAGGCTGGCAGAGGGGCCCCACCCTTTCAGGGGCTGGAGGAGAAGGCGGAGGAGGTGCTGCCCATGGATGACATCTCTAAGGTGTACGATGAGACTCTGCCCTCTTACGCCCAGACCACTGCGTCAGCGGGGGTGACATTACACGAGGAGGAGGCCGAGAAGGTTCAGccggaggaggcggagagggtggaggaggctgCGGATGAGGATGTGGAGGTAGAGGAGGCAGTGAACAGGGAGGGGGTAACTCCGGCGGAGGTGGCGTTGGAGGCCACGGATACGATAGAAGACACCAGACCGCTGAGCCGACTGAGCAAAGCCAGCAGCAGGGCCAGGTCAGACGATCTCACTGTATGa